One genomic segment of Hordeum vulgare subsp. vulgare chromosome 2H, MorexV3_pseudomolecules_assembly, whole genome shotgun sequence includes these proteins:
- the LOC123430592 gene encoding uncharacterized protein LOC123430592: MATFNPFFVTEFCQPDATMPYGKELVQIVKDIRIALPTITGKPIMSFPADARYRIEVHIPGRTFGNRRELIDFKFIAPSWILGRDMAIHSALGRIKEVYKGCPISPDPYMVSFRGEDGEIIKTKTEYSILSYAQTLEAHMRTLELHVIKDTKKINQLMLRELDLEAEARESNYKHEDEVKDFLERIEKMKTRIANLEEQLDMGENLHPEGDTTP; encoded by the coding sequence ATGGCCACATTCAACCCATTTTttgtcacggagttttgccagcccgatgcAACAATGCCCTACggcaaagagctggtgcagatcgtcAAGGACATAAGGATTGCTCTGCCAACAATCACCGGGAAACCAATCATGTCTTTCCCGGCAGACgctcgctacaggattgaggtgcacatcccTGGAAGGACCTTCGGGAATCGCAGAGAGCTCATTGACTTCAAATTTATTGCACCAAGCTGGATTCTCGGGAGGGACATGGCGATTCACTCTGCACTCGGGCGTATTAAGGAGGTATACAAAGGATGCCCCATTTCGCCGGACCCCTACATGGTCTCCttcagaggagaagatggagaaatcataaaGACCAAGACTGAATACTCTATCCTTTCCTATGCCCAAACATTGGAGGCACACATGAGGACTTTGGAGCTCCATGTAATCAAAGACACGAAGAAGATCAACCAACTGATGCTCCGTGAACTTGACCTCGAAGCAGAAGCACGAGAGTCCAACTACAAGCACGAGGATGAAGTGAAGGACTTCCTCGAGAGGAtcgagaagatgaagacccgcattGCAAACCTGGAGGAGCAATTGGACATGGGAGAAAATCTTCACCCAGAAGGCGACAcgaccccttga